In Citrus sinensis cultivar Valencia sweet orange chromosome 2, DVS_A1.0, whole genome shotgun sequence, a single genomic region encodes these proteins:
- the LOC102610128 gene encoding uncharacterized protein LOC102610128: MATGGRLKNILATVVTTGLTEARAKIFGHVLNPAGQRSPHKILRKKLIGDKVAGWYPYDIKKDDPLVMARQQQERLSKLEMLKRRGKGPPKKGQGKRAAKRSK; the protein is encoded by the exons ATGGCTACAGGAGGGAGGCTTAAGAACATTTTGGCCACAGTAGTGACCACAGGGCTGACTGAGGCGAGGGCCAAGATATTTGGGCATGTACTTAACCCCGCTGGCCAGAGATCACCCCACAAGATTTTGCGGAAGAAGCTCATCGGTGACAAGGTTGCTGGATGGTACCCATATGACATCAAGAAAGATGATCCTCTCGTCATGGCCCGCCAACAACAAGA GCGCTTATCCAAGCTTGAAATGTTGAAACGTCGTGGAAAGGGACCTCCCAAGAAAGGCCAAGGGAAGCGTGCAGCCAAGCGCAGCAAGTAG
- the LOC102611540 gene encoding vacuolar-sorting receptor 6-like — protein sequence MMMMMITCMASSLSKKLTALLLILTVVFSSSVSARFVVEKSSIRVLHPQSLRSKHDSAIGNFGIPDYGGFMVGSVIYPDKGASGCQPFEGDKPFKSKFPRPTVLLLDRGECYFALKVWHGQQAGAAAVLVADSVDEPLITMDSPEESTDANGYVEKIGIPSALIDRAFGLSLKEALKKGEEVVIKLDWTESMPHPDQRVEYELWTNSNDECGIRCDEQMNFVKNFKGHAQILERGGYTLFTPHYITWYCPRAFILSSQCKSQCINNGRYCAPDPEQDFGEGYQGKDVVFENLRQLCVHRVANESNRSWVWWDYVTDFHIRCSMKEKRYSKECAEEVMKSLDLPIEKIRKCIGDPEADVENEVLKTEQEFQVGRGSRGDVTILPTLVINDVQYRGKLERTAVLRAICAGFKEATEPQICLTGDLETNECLERNGGCWQDTQANITACKDTFRGRLCECPIVKGVQYRGDGYISCQAYGPARCSINNGGCWSDTKNGLTFSACSESQITGCHCPKGFRGDGHKCEDINECKERSACQCDGCSCQNTWGGFECKCKGNLLYIKEQDACIERNGSRFGWFFTFLVLAVVVGAGVAGYVFYKYRLRSYMDSEIMAIMSQYMPLDNNHNNEVPNEAQPLRHGSSV from the exons atgatgatgatgatgatcacatGCATGGCTTCTTCCCTGTCGAAGAAGCTCACGGCTCTGCTTCTCATACTCACAGTTGTTTTCAGCAGCTCCGTGAGTGCGAGGTTTGTGGTTGAGAAGAGTAGCATCCGTGTGTTGCATCCGCAGAGTCTACGTTCGAAGCATGACAGTGCAATTGGAAACTTTGGGATTCCTGATTATGGCGGTTTCATGGTTGGTTCTGTTATTTATCCTGATAAAGGAGCTTCTGGCTGTCAGCCTTTTGAGGGTGATAAGCCCTTCAAATCTAAGTTTCCAAGACCCACTGTGCTTCTTCTTGATAGAGGAG AGTGCTACTTTGCCTTGAAGGTATGGCATGGTCAACAGGCAGGAGCTGCGGCAGTTTTAGTTGCTGATAGTGTAGATGAGCCTCTAATCACTATGGATTCCCCTGAGGAAAGCACTGATGCAAATGGGTACGTAGAGAAAATTGGAATCCCATCAGCACTGATAGACCGTGCCTTTGGTCTGAGCTTAAAGGAAGCCTTGAAGAAAGGTGAAGAAGTTGTGATAAAACTGGACTGGACAGAGTCGATGCCCCATCCCGACCAGCGAGTTGAGTATGAGCTTTGGACAAACAGCAATGATGAGTGTGGAATTCGTTGTGATGAGCAGATGAACTTTGTGAAAAATTTCAAGGGCCATGCTCAAATCCTTGAAAGGGGTGGTTATACTTTGTTTACACCACACTACATAACATGGTATTGCCCTCGGGCTTTCATTCTTAGTAGCCAATGCAAGTCTCAGTGCATAAACAATGGGAGATACTGTGCACCTGATCCAGAACAGGATTTTGGAGAAGGGTATCAAGGGAAGGATGTGGTTTTTGAGAACTTGAGGCAGCTTTGTGTGCATAGAGTAGCGAACGAGAGCAACCGCTCTTGGGTTTGGTGGGATTATGTTACTGATTTTCATATCAGATGCTCCATGAAGGAGAAGAGATATAGCAAAGAATGTGCCGAGGAAGTCATGAAATCACTTG ATCTTCCCATTGAAAAGATCAGAAAATGCATTGGCGATCCTGAAGCTGATGTAGAGAATGAAGTGCTGAAAACTGAGCAAGAATTCCAG GTCGGTCGAGGGTCCCGTGGAGATGTTACCATCTTGCCAACCCTAGTAATCAATGATGTTCAGTATCGAG GAAAATTGGAGAGAACTGCCGTACTGAGGGCCATATGTGCTGGATTTAAGGAGGCTACTGAACCACAAATTTGTCTAACTGGAG ATCTTGAGACTAATGAATGCCTTGAAAGGAATGGCGGCTGTTGGCAAGACACACAAGCCAACATAACTGCTTGCAAG GATACATTTAGGGGAAGATTGTGTGAATGTCCGATTGTGAAAGGTGTCCAGTATAGAGGAGATGGGTACATATCCTGTCAag CTTATGGACCTGCAAGGTGTTCAATAAACAACGGTGGGTGCTGGTCGGATACCAAAAATGGATTAACCTTCTCAGCTTGCTCA gAGTCCCAAATAACAGGCTGTCATTGTCCAAAAGGCTTTCGCGGAGATGGTCATAAATGTGAAG ATATCAACGAATGCAAGGAGCGTTCTGCTTGTCAGTGTGATGGTTGCTCCTGTCAGAATACTTGGGGAGGATTTGAGTGCAAGTGCAAAGGCAACCTTCTTTATATAAAGGAGCAGGATGCTTGTATAG AGAGAAATGGATCTCGATTTGGATGGTTCTTCACCTTCTTGGTCCTGGCAGTTGTGGTGGGTGCTGGTGTAGCTGGTTATGTATTCTACAAATACAGACTCCGG TCTTACATGGACTCGGAGATCATGGCTATCATGTCACAATACATGCCTCTTGACAACAACCACAATAATGAAGTTCCAAATGAAGCACAGCCTTTACGACATGGTTCATCAGTGTAA
- the LOC102610649 gene encoding protein PLASTID TRANSCRIPTIONALLY ACTIVE 14 isoform X5, which yields MAISVPLHQLTYSFFSNPQGQWKWCAKPSYSFSNNSQNNIRAIKASVETPPFPLFQNPKLEETPADGLEPADPDFYKIGYVRSMRAYGVAFKEGPDGFGVFASKDIEPCRRARLVMQIPLELMLTIRQKLPWMFFPDIVPLGHPIFDIINSTDPEEDLMELQDPNLASTMREQQKRAREFWEKNWHSGVPLKIKRLAHDPERFIWAVSIAQSRCINMQVRIGALVQDANMLIPYADMLNHSFQPNCFFHWRFKDRMLEVMVNAGQHVRRGEEMTVNYMHGQMNDMLMQRYGFSSPVNPWNVIQFSGDARIHLDSFLSVFNISGLPEEYYHNIGKISSDEESFIDGAVIAAARTLPTWSDGDVPLVPSIERKAVKELQEECRQMLAEFPTTSKQDQKMLDSMKEPRRTLEAAIKYRLHRKLFIDKVIKALDIYQDRILF from the exons ATGGCCATTTCTGTTCCTCTTCATCAGCTCACTTATTCTTTCTTCTCCAATCCTCAG GGACAGTGGAAATGGTGCGCAAAACCCAGTTACTCATTCAGCAATAACAGTCAAAACAATATCAGAGCCATCAAAGCTTCTGTTGAGACTCCTCCATTTCCTCTCTTTCAGAATCCCAAACTGGAGGAAACACCAGCCGACGgg TTGGAGCCAGCAGACCCTGATTTCTACAAGATAGGTTATGTCCGGAGTATGAGAGCATACGGGGTTGCATTTAAGGAAGGTCCTGATGGATTTGGAGTTTTTGCTTCCAAAGATATTGAACCATGCCGTCGTGCTCGG TTAGTCATGCAAATACCTCTAGAGTTGATGCTAACCATAAGACAGAAACTCCCATGGATGTTCTTCCCTGATATAGTGCCATTAGGCCATCCaatatttgatataattaactCTACCGACCCTGAG GAGGACCTTATGGAGCTGCAGGACCCAAATCTTGCTTCAACTATGAGAGAACAACAAAAAAGAGCCCGAGAATTCTGGGAAAAAAACTGG CACTCAGGTGTTCCCCTCAAGATAAAGCGTCTTGCTCATGATCCTGAAAGATTTATTTGGGCAGTAAGTATTGCCCAGTCACGGTGCATTAACATGCAAGTGAGGATTGGTGCTTTGGTACAAGATGCAAACATGCTAATCCCTTATGCTG ACATGCTAAACCATTCGTTTCAGCCAAATTGCTTTTTCCATTGGCGTTTTAAGGATCGCATGCTTGAGGTGATGGTAAATGCTGGACAACACGTTAGAAGGGGAGAAGAG ATGACTGTCAATTATATGCATGGGCAGATGAACGACATGCTTATGCAAAGATATGGTTTTTCGTCACCAGtg AATCCTTGGAATGTAATTCAGTTTTCTGGCGATGCCCGCATACATTTGGATTCTTTCTTGTCAGTTTTCAATATATCCGGTCTTCCTGAAGAATATTACCATAATA TAGGTAAAATATCGAGTGACGAAGAAAGTTTCATCGATGGAGCAGTCATAGCAGCAGCAAGAACACTGCCCACTTGGTCAGACGGGGATGTGCCCCTGGTTCCAAGCATAGAAAGAAAAGCTGTGAAGGAATTACAGGAAGAATGCCGACAGATGCTAGCAGAGTTCCCTACCACTTCTAAACAAGATCAGAAAATGCTGG ATTCTATGAAAGAACCTAGGAGGACCCTTGAAGCCGCAATCAA GTATAGATTGCACCGGAAATTATTCATCGATAAGGTTATCAAGGCATTGGACATTTATCAAGATCGGATACTGTTTTAA
- the LOC102610649 gene encoding protein PLASTID TRANSCRIPTIONALLY ACTIVE 14 isoform X1: MAISVPLHQLTYSFFSNPQGQWKWCAKPSYSFSNNSQNNIRAIKASVETPPFPLFQNPKLEETPADGLEPADPDFYKIGYVRSMRAYGVAFKEGPDGFGVFASKDIEPCRRARLVMQIPLELMLTIRQKLPWMFFPDIVPLGHPIFDIINSTDPETDWDLRLACLLLYAFDQDDTFWQLYGDFLPSADECTSLLLATEEDLMELQDPNLASTMREQQKRAREFWEKNWHSGVPLKIKRLAHDPERFIWAVSIAQSRCINMQVRIGALVQDANMLIPYADMLNHSFQPNCFFHWRFKDRMLEVMVNAGQHVRRGEEMTVNYMHGQMNDMLMQRYGFSSPVNPWNVIQFSGDARIHLDSFLSVFNISGLPEEYYHNIGKISSDEESFIDGAVIAAARTLPTWSDGDVPLVPSIERKAVKELQEECRQMLAEFPTTSKQDQKMLDSMKEPRRTLEAAIKYRLHRKLFIDKVIKALDIYQDRILF, translated from the exons ATGGCCATTTCTGTTCCTCTTCATCAGCTCACTTATTCTTTCTTCTCCAATCCTCAG GGACAGTGGAAATGGTGCGCAAAACCCAGTTACTCATTCAGCAATAACAGTCAAAACAATATCAGAGCCATCAAAGCTTCTGTTGAGACTCCTCCATTTCCTCTCTTTCAGAATCCCAAACTGGAGGAAACACCAGCCGACGgg TTGGAGCCAGCAGACCCTGATTTCTACAAGATAGGTTATGTCCGGAGTATGAGAGCATACGGGGTTGCATTTAAGGAAGGTCCTGATGGATTTGGAGTTTTTGCTTCCAAAGATATTGAACCATGCCGTCGTGCTCGG TTAGTCATGCAAATACCTCTAGAGTTGATGCTAACCATAAGACAGAAACTCCCATGGATGTTCTTCCCTGATATAGTGCCATTAGGCCATCCaatatttgatataattaactCTACCGACCCTGAG ACAGATTGGGACCTTAGATTGGCATGCCTTCTTTTATATGCATTTGATCAGGACGATACTTTTTGGCAATTATATGGTGACTTCTTACCTAGTGCAGATGAGTGCACTAGCTTGCTTCTTGCGACAGAG GAGGACCTTATGGAGCTGCAGGACCCAAATCTTGCTTCAACTATGAGAGAACAACAAAAAAGAGCCCGAGAATTCTGGGAAAAAAACTGG CACTCAGGTGTTCCCCTCAAGATAAAGCGTCTTGCTCATGATCCTGAAAGATTTATTTGGGCAGTAAGTATTGCCCAGTCACGGTGCATTAACATGCAAGTGAGGATTGGTGCTTTGGTACAAGATGCAAACATGCTAATCCCTTATGCTG ACATGCTAAACCATTCGTTTCAGCCAAATTGCTTTTTCCATTGGCGTTTTAAGGATCGCATGCTTGAGGTGATGGTAAATGCTGGACAACACGTTAGAAGGGGAGAAGAG ATGACTGTCAATTATATGCATGGGCAGATGAACGACATGCTTATGCAAAGATATGGTTTTTCGTCACCAGtg AATCCTTGGAATGTAATTCAGTTTTCTGGCGATGCCCGCATACATTTGGATTCTTTCTTGTCAGTTTTCAATATATCCGGTCTTCCTGAAGAATATTACCATAATA TAGGTAAAATATCGAGTGACGAAGAAAGTTTCATCGATGGAGCAGTCATAGCAGCAGCAAGAACACTGCCCACTTGGTCAGACGGGGATGTGCCCCTGGTTCCAAGCATAGAAAGAAAAGCTGTGAAGGAATTACAGGAAGAATGCCGACAGATGCTAGCAGAGTTCCCTACCACTTCTAAACAAGATCAGAAAATGCTGG ATTCTATGAAAGAACCTAGGAGGACCCTTGAAGCCGCAATCAA GTATAGATTGCACCGGAAATTATTCATCGATAAGGTTATCAAGGCATTGGACATTTATCAAGATCGGATACTGTTTTAA
- the LOC102610649 gene encoding protein PLASTID TRANSCRIPTIONALLY ACTIVE 14 isoform X2 has product MAISVPLHQLTYSFFSNPQGQWKWCAKPSYSFSNNSQNNIRAIKASVETPPFPLFQNPKLEETPADGLEPADPDFYKIGYVRSMRAYGVAFKEGPDGFGVFASKDIEPCRRARLVMQIPLELMLTIRQKLPWMFFPDIVPLGHPIFDIINSTDPETDWDLRLACLLLYAFDQDDTFWQLYGDFLPSADECTSLLLATEEDLMELQDPNLASTMREQQKRAREFWEKNWHSGVPLKIKRLAHDPERFIWAVSIAQSRCINMQVRIGALVQDANMLIPYADMLNHSFQPNCFFHWRFKDRMLEVMVNAGQHVRRGEEMTVNYMHGQMNDMLMQRYGFSSPVNPWNVIQFSGDARIHLDSFLSVFNISGLPEEYYHNSKISSDEESFIDGAVIAAARTLPTWSDGDVPLVPSIERKAVKELQEECRQMLAEFPTTSKQDQKMLDSMKEPRRTLEAAIKYRLHRKLFIDKVIKALDIYQDRILF; this is encoded by the exons ATGGCCATTTCTGTTCCTCTTCATCAGCTCACTTATTCTTTCTTCTCCAATCCTCAG GGACAGTGGAAATGGTGCGCAAAACCCAGTTACTCATTCAGCAATAACAGTCAAAACAATATCAGAGCCATCAAAGCTTCTGTTGAGACTCCTCCATTTCCTCTCTTTCAGAATCCCAAACTGGAGGAAACACCAGCCGACGgg TTGGAGCCAGCAGACCCTGATTTCTACAAGATAGGTTATGTCCGGAGTATGAGAGCATACGGGGTTGCATTTAAGGAAGGTCCTGATGGATTTGGAGTTTTTGCTTCCAAAGATATTGAACCATGCCGTCGTGCTCGG TTAGTCATGCAAATACCTCTAGAGTTGATGCTAACCATAAGACAGAAACTCCCATGGATGTTCTTCCCTGATATAGTGCCATTAGGCCATCCaatatttgatataattaactCTACCGACCCTGAG ACAGATTGGGACCTTAGATTGGCATGCCTTCTTTTATATGCATTTGATCAGGACGATACTTTTTGGCAATTATATGGTGACTTCTTACCTAGTGCAGATGAGTGCACTAGCTTGCTTCTTGCGACAGAG GAGGACCTTATGGAGCTGCAGGACCCAAATCTTGCTTCAACTATGAGAGAACAACAAAAAAGAGCCCGAGAATTCTGGGAAAAAAACTGG CACTCAGGTGTTCCCCTCAAGATAAAGCGTCTTGCTCATGATCCTGAAAGATTTATTTGGGCAGTAAGTATTGCCCAGTCACGGTGCATTAACATGCAAGTGAGGATTGGTGCTTTGGTACAAGATGCAAACATGCTAATCCCTTATGCTG ACATGCTAAACCATTCGTTTCAGCCAAATTGCTTTTTCCATTGGCGTTTTAAGGATCGCATGCTTGAGGTGATGGTAAATGCTGGACAACACGTTAGAAGGGGAGAAGAG ATGACTGTCAATTATATGCATGGGCAGATGAACGACATGCTTATGCAAAGATATGGTTTTTCGTCACCAGtg AATCCTTGGAATGTAATTCAGTTTTCTGGCGATGCCCGCATACATTTGGATTCTTTCTTGTCAGTTTTCAATATATCCGGTCTTCCTGAAGAATATTACCATAATA GTAAAATATCGAGTGACGAAGAAAGTTTCATCGATGGAGCAGTCATAGCAGCAGCAAGAACACTGCCCACTTGGTCAGACGGGGATGTGCCCCTGGTTCCAAGCATAGAAAGAAAAGCTGTGAAGGAATTACAGGAAGAATGCCGACAGATGCTAGCAGAGTTCCCTACCACTTCTAAACAAGATCAGAAAATGCTGG ATTCTATGAAAGAACCTAGGAGGACCCTTGAAGCCGCAATCAA GTATAGATTGCACCGGAAATTATTCATCGATAAGGTTATCAAGGCATTGGACATTTATCAAGATCGGATACTGTTTTAA
- the LOC102610649 gene encoding protein PLASTID TRANSCRIPTIONALLY ACTIVE 14 isoform X3 encodes MAISVPLHQLTYSFFSNPQWKWCAKPSYSFSNNSQNNIRAIKASVETPPFPLFQNPKLEETPADGLEPADPDFYKIGYVRSMRAYGVAFKEGPDGFGVFASKDIEPCRRARLVMQIPLELMLTIRQKLPWMFFPDIVPLGHPIFDIINSTDPETDWDLRLACLLLYAFDQDDTFWQLYGDFLPSADECTSLLLATEEDLMELQDPNLASTMREQQKRAREFWEKNWHSGVPLKIKRLAHDPERFIWAVSIAQSRCINMQVRIGALVQDANMLIPYADMLNHSFQPNCFFHWRFKDRMLEVMVNAGQHVRRGEEMTVNYMHGQMNDMLMQRYGFSSPVNPWNVIQFSGDARIHLDSFLSVFNISGLPEEYYHNIGKISSDEESFIDGAVIAAARTLPTWSDGDVPLVPSIERKAVKELQEECRQMLAEFPTTSKQDQKMLDSMKEPRRTLEAAIKYRLHRKLFIDKVIKALDIYQDRILF; translated from the exons ATGGCCATTTCTGTTCCTCTTCATCAGCTCACTTATTCTTTCTTCTCCAATCCTCAG TGGAAATGGTGCGCAAAACCCAGTTACTCATTCAGCAATAACAGTCAAAACAATATCAGAGCCATCAAAGCTTCTGTTGAGACTCCTCCATTTCCTCTCTTTCAGAATCCCAAACTGGAGGAAACACCAGCCGACGgg TTGGAGCCAGCAGACCCTGATTTCTACAAGATAGGTTATGTCCGGAGTATGAGAGCATACGGGGTTGCATTTAAGGAAGGTCCTGATGGATTTGGAGTTTTTGCTTCCAAAGATATTGAACCATGCCGTCGTGCTCGG TTAGTCATGCAAATACCTCTAGAGTTGATGCTAACCATAAGACAGAAACTCCCATGGATGTTCTTCCCTGATATAGTGCCATTAGGCCATCCaatatttgatataattaactCTACCGACCCTGAG ACAGATTGGGACCTTAGATTGGCATGCCTTCTTTTATATGCATTTGATCAGGACGATACTTTTTGGCAATTATATGGTGACTTCTTACCTAGTGCAGATGAGTGCACTAGCTTGCTTCTTGCGACAGAG GAGGACCTTATGGAGCTGCAGGACCCAAATCTTGCTTCAACTATGAGAGAACAACAAAAAAGAGCCCGAGAATTCTGGGAAAAAAACTGG CACTCAGGTGTTCCCCTCAAGATAAAGCGTCTTGCTCATGATCCTGAAAGATTTATTTGGGCAGTAAGTATTGCCCAGTCACGGTGCATTAACATGCAAGTGAGGATTGGTGCTTTGGTACAAGATGCAAACATGCTAATCCCTTATGCTG ACATGCTAAACCATTCGTTTCAGCCAAATTGCTTTTTCCATTGGCGTTTTAAGGATCGCATGCTTGAGGTGATGGTAAATGCTGGACAACACGTTAGAAGGGGAGAAGAG ATGACTGTCAATTATATGCATGGGCAGATGAACGACATGCTTATGCAAAGATATGGTTTTTCGTCACCAGtg AATCCTTGGAATGTAATTCAGTTTTCTGGCGATGCCCGCATACATTTGGATTCTTTCTTGTCAGTTTTCAATATATCCGGTCTTCCTGAAGAATATTACCATAATA TAGGTAAAATATCGAGTGACGAAGAAAGTTTCATCGATGGAGCAGTCATAGCAGCAGCAAGAACACTGCCCACTTGGTCAGACGGGGATGTGCCCCTGGTTCCAAGCATAGAAAGAAAAGCTGTGAAGGAATTACAGGAAGAATGCCGACAGATGCTAGCAGAGTTCCCTACCACTTCTAAACAAGATCAGAAAATGCTGG ATTCTATGAAAGAACCTAGGAGGACCCTTGAAGCCGCAATCAA GTATAGATTGCACCGGAAATTATTCATCGATAAGGTTATCAAGGCATTGGACATTTATCAAGATCGGATACTGTTTTAA
- the LOC102610649 gene encoding protein PLASTID TRANSCRIPTIONALLY ACTIVE 14 isoform X4 → MAISVPLHQLTYSFFSNPQGQWKWCAKPSYSFSNNSQNNIRAIKASVETPPFPLFQNPKLEETPADGLEPADPDFYKIGYVRSMRAYGVAFKEGPDGFGVFASKDIEPCRRARTDWDLRLACLLLYAFDQDDTFWQLYGDFLPSADECTSLLLATEEDLMELQDPNLASTMREQQKRAREFWEKNWHSGVPLKIKRLAHDPERFIWAVSIAQSRCINMQVRIGALVQDANMLIPYADMLNHSFQPNCFFHWRFKDRMLEVMVNAGQHVRRGEEMTVNYMHGQMNDMLMQRYGFSSPVNPWNVIQFSGDARIHLDSFLSVFNISGLPEEYYHNIGKISSDEESFIDGAVIAAARTLPTWSDGDVPLVPSIERKAVKELQEECRQMLAEFPTTSKQDQKMLDSMKEPRRTLEAAIKYRLHRKLFIDKVIKALDIYQDRILF, encoded by the exons ATGGCCATTTCTGTTCCTCTTCATCAGCTCACTTATTCTTTCTTCTCCAATCCTCAG GGACAGTGGAAATGGTGCGCAAAACCCAGTTACTCATTCAGCAATAACAGTCAAAACAATATCAGAGCCATCAAAGCTTCTGTTGAGACTCCTCCATTTCCTCTCTTTCAGAATCCCAAACTGGAGGAAACACCAGCCGACGgg TTGGAGCCAGCAGACCCTGATTTCTACAAGATAGGTTATGTCCGGAGTATGAGAGCATACGGGGTTGCATTTAAGGAAGGTCCTGATGGATTTGGAGTTTTTGCTTCCAAAGATATTGAACCATGCCGTCGTGCTCGG ACAGATTGGGACCTTAGATTGGCATGCCTTCTTTTATATGCATTTGATCAGGACGATACTTTTTGGCAATTATATGGTGACTTCTTACCTAGTGCAGATGAGTGCACTAGCTTGCTTCTTGCGACAGAG GAGGACCTTATGGAGCTGCAGGACCCAAATCTTGCTTCAACTATGAGAGAACAACAAAAAAGAGCCCGAGAATTCTGGGAAAAAAACTGG CACTCAGGTGTTCCCCTCAAGATAAAGCGTCTTGCTCATGATCCTGAAAGATTTATTTGGGCAGTAAGTATTGCCCAGTCACGGTGCATTAACATGCAAGTGAGGATTGGTGCTTTGGTACAAGATGCAAACATGCTAATCCCTTATGCTG ACATGCTAAACCATTCGTTTCAGCCAAATTGCTTTTTCCATTGGCGTTTTAAGGATCGCATGCTTGAGGTGATGGTAAATGCTGGACAACACGTTAGAAGGGGAGAAGAG ATGACTGTCAATTATATGCATGGGCAGATGAACGACATGCTTATGCAAAGATATGGTTTTTCGTCACCAGtg AATCCTTGGAATGTAATTCAGTTTTCTGGCGATGCCCGCATACATTTGGATTCTTTCTTGTCAGTTTTCAATATATCCGGTCTTCCTGAAGAATATTACCATAATA TAGGTAAAATATCGAGTGACGAAGAAAGTTTCATCGATGGAGCAGTCATAGCAGCAGCAAGAACACTGCCCACTTGGTCAGACGGGGATGTGCCCCTGGTTCCAAGCATAGAAAGAAAAGCTGTGAAGGAATTACAGGAAGAATGCCGACAGATGCTAGCAGAGTTCCCTACCACTTCTAAACAAGATCAGAAAATGCTGG ATTCTATGAAAGAACCTAGGAGGACCCTTGAAGCCGCAATCAA GTATAGATTGCACCGGAAATTATTCATCGATAAGGTTATCAAGGCATTGGACATTTATCAAGATCGGATACTGTTTTAA
- the LOC102610649 gene encoding protein PLASTID TRANSCRIPTIONALLY ACTIVE 14 isoform X6 translates to MAISVPLHQLTYSFFSNPQGQWKWCAKPSYSFSNNSQNNIRAIKASVETPPFPLFQNPKLEETPADGLEPADPDFYKIGYVRSMRAYGVAFKEGPDGFGVFASKDIEPCRRAREDLMELQDPNLASTMREQQKRAREFWEKNWHSGVPLKIKRLAHDPERFIWAVSIAQSRCINMQVRIGALVQDANMLIPYADMLNHSFQPNCFFHWRFKDRMLEVMVNAGQHVRRGEEMTVNYMHGQMNDMLMQRYGFSSPVNPWNVIQFSGDARIHLDSFLSVFNISGLPEEYYHNIGKISSDEESFIDGAVIAAARTLPTWSDGDVPLVPSIERKAVKELQEECRQMLAEFPTTSKQDQKMLDSMKEPRRTLEAAIKYRLHRKLFIDKVIKALDIYQDRILF, encoded by the exons ATGGCCATTTCTGTTCCTCTTCATCAGCTCACTTATTCTTTCTTCTCCAATCCTCAG GGACAGTGGAAATGGTGCGCAAAACCCAGTTACTCATTCAGCAATAACAGTCAAAACAATATCAGAGCCATCAAAGCTTCTGTTGAGACTCCTCCATTTCCTCTCTTTCAGAATCCCAAACTGGAGGAAACACCAGCCGACGgg TTGGAGCCAGCAGACCCTGATTTCTACAAGATAGGTTATGTCCGGAGTATGAGAGCATACGGGGTTGCATTTAAGGAAGGTCCTGATGGATTTGGAGTTTTTGCTTCCAAAGATATTGAACCATGCCGTCGTGCTCGG GAGGACCTTATGGAGCTGCAGGACCCAAATCTTGCTTCAACTATGAGAGAACAACAAAAAAGAGCCCGAGAATTCTGGGAAAAAAACTGG CACTCAGGTGTTCCCCTCAAGATAAAGCGTCTTGCTCATGATCCTGAAAGATTTATTTGGGCAGTAAGTATTGCCCAGTCACGGTGCATTAACATGCAAGTGAGGATTGGTGCTTTGGTACAAGATGCAAACATGCTAATCCCTTATGCTG ACATGCTAAACCATTCGTTTCAGCCAAATTGCTTTTTCCATTGGCGTTTTAAGGATCGCATGCTTGAGGTGATGGTAAATGCTGGACAACACGTTAGAAGGGGAGAAGAG ATGACTGTCAATTATATGCATGGGCAGATGAACGACATGCTTATGCAAAGATATGGTTTTTCGTCACCAGtg AATCCTTGGAATGTAATTCAGTTTTCTGGCGATGCCCGCATACATTTGGATTCTTTCTTGTCAGTTTTCAATATATCCGGTCTTCCTGAAGAATATTACCATAATA TAGGTAAAATATCGAGTGACGAAGAAAGTTTCATCGATGGAGCAGTCATAGCAGCAGCAAGAACACTGCCCACTTGGTCAGACGGGGATGTGCCCCTGGTTCCAAGCATAGAAAGAAAAGCTGTGAAGGAATTACAGGAAGAATGCCGACAGATGCTAGCAGAGTTCCCTACCACTTCTAAACAAGATCAGAAAATGCTGG ATTCTATGAAAGAACCTAGGAGGACCCTTGAAGCCGCAATCAA GTATAGATTGCACCGGAAATTATTCATCGATAAGGTTATCAAGGCATTGGACATTTATCAAGATCGGATACTGTTTTAA